The Pseudomonas nunensis genome includes the window CCGATCGCTCGATGCGCGAGAAGTCGAGGATGTCGTTGATCACCTTCAACAGGTGTTCGGTGGACTCCGAGGCCAGCGCCGCGTATTCGACCTGCTCCTCGGTCATGTCGGTTGTTTCGAGCAATTGCAGCATGCCCAGCACGCCATTCATCGGTGTGCGCAGTTCATGGCTCATCATCGCCAGGAAATCGGATTTGGCGTTGTTGGCTTTTTCCGCTTCCTCGCGGGTCTGGATCAACTGCGACATGGCTTGATGCTGTTCGCGGCTGGCCTGTTCGAGACCTTCGGCGAGGTTGTTGATGTGTTGCGACAAGGCCCCCAGTTCGGTGTCATCGACGATCGGCAGCGGCGTGGTGTAGTCGCCTTTCTGGATCGCCTTGACCGCGTTGCCGATGTCGCGGATCGGTTGCGACAGGCTGCCCGCCAGACGCCGGGCCAGCAGGAAAGTGAACAGCAGCGCGAACAGCGCGAGGATCCCGGCCTTGAACAGGATTTCTTGCTGGCGCTGGCTGAAGGCGTCGTTGGACAGGCCGACGATCACCCGGCCCAAATAATCTTCGCTCGGCGCACTGATCGACGTGCGGGTGTTCTGGAAAAAGTCATTGTTCAGCGCAATCCGTTGCAGCCGCACCGGCGCCTGGAACACCTCAACCTGCTGCGAGCGGTTGTGGGATTCCGACGGTTGTTCGACGTACACCAGAATCCGGTTGGCGTTGTCCTGCACTTCGAGGAAGCGCACGTTGGGCGTGGCCAGCGTGGCTTTGAGCAAACTTTCGAGCACGTCGTTGTTGCCCGAAATCACCCCGTACTCGGTGGCCGGCGCCAGTTGGTTGGCGATCAGTTGACCGGTGTGGTTGAGCTCCTGGCGCAGGTCCTGGATTCGCACGAACGTAAAGAAACTGATCAGCAGCAAGGTCAGCAACAGGGCAGGGCCGAGGCTGATAATTTGAGTGCGAGTGTTGATGTCCCAACGGCGTCGGAAGGTCATGGGCGGCTTTCTCCTTCGGCCAACTGTGTTGCGACAGATGCTTCATTCATCTGTTCAATACCTAATGAACGAGCCACCTGTGGATTGCTTAAGACTTTGAATTGTCTGGGGTAGAGCGAACGTGGCCAACTGGCCGGCGGCCGGTCGAGCAGATCATCGAGAATCGCCAGCCAGTCGCTTTGGTCGCTGTAGGTGCTGGCCAGGCTGCCGGCCTTGACGAACGCGGCGTTGGGGCCGATCAGCGCCATCTGCCGGGCATAGCTGCTGAGCAGCAGGTTTTTCGCGGTTTTCGGGTTGTAAAGGTCGGGGTCGTCGAGGCCCAGCAGCACGTCGCTGTTTTTCAGCAGTGTCTGCAACGGGCGGCTGTCATTGGTGTCGTCCCAAGGCTCGGTGACAATCTCAAGGCCTAGGGGCACGGCGGCCAGGCGCAGTTCTTTCAGTAGAAACTCGCTGTGCCGGTCATACAGCACGCCGACGCGGCGGACCTGCGGCAGGATCAACCGGGTCAGGCGCAATTGCCGCTCCAATGGCGGATCGCTCCACAGCAGGCTCAGGTGGTTTGGCAGTTCATTGTTCAAACGTTGCCGTGCTTGCAGGCGGCTGATGCGCAGCACCAGCGTTGCCGGGCCCTGGCTGTCTTGCAGGCGCCAGTCGAGGCTCGGCAGGTCAAGCAGGATCAGGCGCGTGCCGCTGGGCAATTTGCCCGGCGCCGGCAGACTGGCCAGCGCCTGGAAACGCACGCTGTCAGTGGGGCGCAACTCGCTCAGGGCCTGGGTGAAAGATTGCACGCCGGGGCTGTCTTCGGCGCCGGTCAACAGAATCTCCACGGCACTGGACGACAGACTGCACAGCAGACCGAAGACCAGGCACACCCCGGCCAGCAGGCGGCCAAAGGTTGGCGTCTTCCGTGACTGAGGCTGCATCTAGAACGCCAGCTCCGCGCTGAAGTAAAGCACCCGGCGTTCGTCATAATTATTGTCGACGAAGGTGGTGGGCTGATTGTCGAGACGCTGTTGCAGCACGCCGGCCAGTTCCAGGTTGGCCTTGCCCAGGCCAATGTGCTTGGCGATGCGTGTGTCGATCCGTTCGAAGCGGTAGCCGTTCAGCGCGTCGTCTCCATAGTAGAAGAGCGCGCTGTTCCAGCCCTGGCCCCAATTGCGCAGCCAACCGGCAGAGCCGCTGTTGCGCGCGGTCTGTTGTTGATCCAGCGGATTGCTGGCCTTGGCGTCGACGTAGGCATAGGTCAGGCGCAGGCGATCGACGCTGCTGACATGCCAGTCCAGCTGGGTTTCAGTCCCGGTGAACCGCGAATTGTTGGCGTTGCTGGCGATGTATTGGTTGTTGCGCAACGGCTCGCTGATCATGCCGGTGATCTCGTCGTAGAACAGCTTCACGTCCACCGCCAGGCCAAGCTCGGCGAAGAAACCGTTGTAGCCCAGTTCCCGGGAACGCATGTGCTCTTTATCGAGGTCGCCGGGGCCACGGGTCTTGACGAAGTAGCGGGCGCTGGTCTGGCCATAGGCGCTGGGCCGCAGGTTGGTCACCTGATAGCTCCAGTTCACATTGTTCTCGAACATGTCCGGCGAGCGAATGGCTTCGGAATACACCGCGCGCAGGCCATGGCGCGGGTTGATCAGGTAATTGACAGCCACCCGTGGGGTCAGCGAACTGCCGGTCAATTGCGTGTCTTCGAACATGGCGCCGCCCTGCAGCAGCCAGTGTTCGCTGGCGCGCCACTCGAGTTGGCCGAACGTGCGCCATGTGGTGTCGTCGAGCGTGCCATTGAAGTAGGTCTCGGAATCTGCCCGGTCGTAACGATAGTTCATACCGCTGACCAGTCGCAGACTATCGGACAGGCTCAAGGTGTCCTGCAATTCGAGGTCGTAGCGCGATTCCCGGGCACTCTGGTCGATGTCGCCGCACAGGGTTTGCCGGGCGCCGTTTTTCCATTGCTCCAGCACTTGATTGCCCAACGCCTGTTCCGCCGGGGTGCCGGCCGGTGCGCCGGAACCGGTGTAGCGCTCCATATTGCGCGCCAGGCGTTCGGCGTAGTTCGGGTTGAGTTGCCACAAATCGGTGAGTTGCGGGCTGAACGAGACTTCGGCATCACAGGCGCGCCAGGTCTGCTGGCGATCCCAGTGTTGCGCCGAGCCCTGGATATACAGGCTGTGATCGGGATTGATGTCCAGATTCCAACGCAGGGAACCGGCGTAATCCTTGGCGACAACGTCGGAATTGTTCCCGGCGGCAGTAATCCCCGAGAACACCGGACGGTAGGTGTAGGGCCGCTGATTGGTGCCGTCCTTGGCATTCAATTGCCAGTCGATGCTCTGGCTTTCGTTGAGTGTCTGGCTGACGGCGAGGTTGAAACGATCCAGGCGCCGACTGTCACGGTAATCGGCGCCGTTGCGGTCGGAATCGAAGCCATCGTCTTGCTGCCCTGACAACGACAAACGCAGATCGCCACCGTCCCAACCGGTGCCCTGGCTGGCATAGAAATCATTGATGCCGCGCTGGCCCCGGGTGACTTTGAGCCGCGTGCCGTGGCTGTCCGCCGGGTTGCGCGTGATGATGTTGACCACCGCCATCAGCGCGTTGGCGCCGTAGCTGACGGTGTTCGGGCCGCGAAAGACTTCGATGCGCTCGATGTCTTCCATGGCCACCGGAATATCGCTCCAGTCAACCGTGGCCAGGCCGGCCCGGTACACCGAGCGGCCATCGATCAACACCTGCATGCGCCGCGCTTCGCTGGCGTTGGTGCCGTGGTAGTTCACCGCCGCCTGGTTGCCATTGATGTTGCCGACCATCATCCCCGGCACCAGTCGCAGCAATTCGCTGATGTCTCGAGCGCCGCTGGCGTTGATCAGTTCGCTGTCGATCACCGTCATGCTCCCCGGCACGGCGGCCGGCGACTGTTTCAGCCGCGTGGCCGTCAGCACTTGGGGCAGCGGATCGTTGTCGAGGAACAGATCGTCAGCCAGCAAGGCCGGGCTGAAGATCAGCGCCAGGACCAGCGACGAGCGAGGTGAGGGAGAGCCAAAAGACACGACACAGCCTTGGTAGCGATTAAGTGGCGCGCATGTTAACCGAGCTCAGTGACTTTTCCAGTCACGTTACGGGCATTTTCCTAGGATTTGTTGGTCTTCTTCCTACAAGTGCCGGTAATTGATGCAGGGGCTGGCCGCGACTGGGCCGCTCCGTATAATGCCGGCATCGCCACTGGTATGGATTAACGGATTGCATATGACTGAACAGCGCCCTATTGCGGTCCTGGGAGGCGGAAGTTTTGGTACCGCCGTGGCAAATCTTCTGGCCGAGAACGGGCTTCAGGTCCGGCAGTGGATGCGTGATCCTGAACAGGCCGAGGCCATCCGGGTCAATCGCGAGAACCCGCGTTACCTCAAAGGCATCAAGATTTTGCCGGGCGTGGAAGCCGTCACTGACCTGCAAGCGACATTGGAAGCCTGCGACCTGTGCTTCGTCGCGCTGCCGTCCAGCGCGTTGCGCTCGGTATTGGCCCCGCACGCCGAACGCTTGAGCGGCAAATTGCTGGTGAGCCTGACCAAGGGCATCGAAGCCCACACCTTCAAGCTGATGAGCGAAATTCTCGAAGAAATCGCCCCGCAAGCCCGCATCGGCGTGCTGTCCGGGCCGAACCTGGCCCGGGAAATCGCCGAGCACGCGCTGACCGCCACGGTGGTTGCCAGCGAAGACGAAGAGTTGTGCTCGCGGGTCCAGGAAGCGCTGCACGGCCGCACCTTTCGCGTGTACGCCAGCGCCGACCGTTACGGCGTGGAGTTGGGCGGGGCGCTGAAAAACGTCTACGCGATCATCGCCGGCATGGCGGTGGCGCTGGGCATGGGTGAAAACACCAAGAGCATGCTGATCACCCGGGCGTTGGCCGAAATGACCCGCTTCGCGGTGAATCAGGGCGCCAACCCGATGACCTTCCTCGGCCTGGCGGGCGTCGGCGATTTGATCGTCACCTGCTCGTCGCCGAAAAGCCGCAACTATCAGGTCGGGTTCGCCCTCGGCCAAGGCCTGAGCCTGGAAGACGCGGTGACGCGCCTGGGCGAAGTCGCCGAAGGCGTGAACACGCTGAAAGTGCTCAAGGCCAAGTCTCAGGAAGCGGGGGTGTACATGCCGCTGGTCGCCGGGCTGCACGCGATTCTGTTTGAAGGGCGCACGCTTGAGCAGGTGATCGAACTGCTAATGCGTGCCGAGCCGAAGACCGACGTCGACTTTATCTCCACAAGCGGTTTCAACTGATTATTTAATCCAAGGGCAGGGAGAACGGGATATGAACGATCCGAAAGTGGAAGCCAAGTACGAATCCATCCTGCTGCGGGTGCTGTGGATGATCGTGTTCTTGCTAGTCTGGCAAGTGGCGCAATTCATCCTCGGCGCGGTGGTGCTGGTGCAGTTGATCTATCGTTTGATCTATGGCGCCCCGAGCGCCAGCCTGATGAACTTCGGCGACAGCCTGAGCCAGTTCCTGGCGCAGATCGGTCGTTTCGGCACGTTTCACAGCGACCAGAAGCCTTGGCCGTTCGCCGACTGGCCGGCGCCGCGTACACCGGAAGGTGAAGCACCGCACGCGGTGGCGCCTGCTCCGCATCCGGTTCGAGATGAGGAACCCAAGCTATGAAACTCTGGGTATTGCGTCATGGTGAAGCCGAGCCTTATGGCTCGCGTCCCGACTCCGAACGGGCACTGACCCCGCACGGCTGTGAGGAAGTGCTGCGCAGCGCTGCCGAGTTGATCGGCCAGCCGATCACGGCTATCTACGCCAGCCCCTATTTGCGAGCGCAGCAGACTGCGCAACTGGTTCGTGAAGCCCTGGGTTTCCAGCCGGACATTCGCACCGTCGAATGGCTGACCCCCGGTTTCAGCCCGCAAGCGGTGTCGGAGCAGTTGGTGTCGGTGGATTACGCGTTGCTGGTCAGCCATAACCCCCTGGTGGGCAACCTGTTGGGCTACTTGCAGCACGGTCATGTGCAGCAACCGGAAGCGGTCAAAACCGCCGGCCTGGCCGAACTCGAAGGCGACCTGCCATTGGCGGGAGCGATGAAGCTCAACGGCATCAAGCATCCATAGCCCTGAAGGAACCGGATCAATGTGGGAGCGGGCTTGCTCGCGAAAGCGGTGTGCCAGACAACATTGATGTCGACTGACACAACGCTTTCGCGAGCAAGCCCGCTCCCACAGGAGACCGCGTCGGACCTTATTTTTGTGTGAAATAATTAACCAAGCACTTGCTTGGTTGACTACGCTTGCTCCAGACCAAAAACACAGGAGCAAGCCGCATGTCTGCTGCCTTTCGTTTGCCGCTGGACGTGTTCTACGAGCGTGAAGCCCGCCATCCCCGCCAACGGTTCCTGGTCCAGCCGCTGGGTGGTGGCCAGGTCGAAACCCTGACCTGGGCGGACGTCGGTCATCAGGCCCGTTGCGCCGCGCACTGGTTGCGCGCTCGGGAACTGCCCCAAGGCAGCCACATCGCCCTGATCTCGAAAAACTGTGCCCACTGGATCATCGCCGACCTGGCGATCTGGATGGCTGGCCACGTGTCAGTGCCGCTGTACCCCAACCTCACCGCTGAATCCGTGGCCCAGGTGCTCGGGCACTCCGAAGCCGCACTGGCGTTCATCGGCAAACTCGATGACTGGCCCGGCATGTCGCGCGGGGTCAGCCCGGACTTGCCGACCATCAGCCTGCCACTGCATCCGCCCGGCACCTTCACCTTCAGCTGGGACGATTTGCAAAAGAGCTCGCCGATTCAGGATGACCCGAAACCGACCGCCGACCAGTTGGCGACCATTATCTACACCTCTGGCACCACCGGCCTGCCCAAAGGCGTGATGCACAGTTTCGGCAACCTCGGTTTCGCCACCACCCGTGGCACGCAGTTGTTCGGTCTTAACGAGTCGGACCGACTGCTGTCCTACCTGCCGCTGTGCCACGTCGCCGAGCGGATGTTCGTTGAACTCGCTTCGATCTATACCGGGCAAACCGTGTTTTTTGCCGAGAGCCTCGACACCTTTCTCACCGATCTGCAACGCGCCCGGCCGACCGCGATGTTCGGCGTACCGCGGATCTGGACCAAATTCCAGATGGGCGTGTACAGCAAGATCCCGGCGAAGCGTCTGGATTTCCTGCTCGGCCTGCCGATCATCGGCAAGCGGGTCGGCCATAAAGTCCTCGCCGGGCTGGGGCTGGATGCGTTGCGCATCGCCTTGTCCGGCGCCGCCCCGGTGCCGCAGACCTTGCTGCTGTGGTATCGCAAACTGGGGCTGGACGTGCTGGAGGTGTACGGCATGACCGAAAGCTGTGGTTACTCACACATCGGTCGGCCGGGGGACGATAAACCCGGCTGGATCGGCAAGCCCTGTCCGGAAGTCGAGGTGCAGATCGCCGAGACGGGCGAGGTGATGGTGCGCAGCGGTGCGACCATGCTCGGCTATTTCAAGGACCCGGAGAAAACCGCCGAGACCATCACCGTGGACGGCTTCCTGCGCACCGGCGACAAGGGCGAACAAGACGCCGAAGGCAACCTGCGCCTGACCGGGCGCCTGAAGGAAATCTTCAAGACCAGCAAAGGCAAATACGTGGCCCCTGCGCCGATCGAGAATCGCCTGGCGGTGCATTCGCGGATCGAACAAGTGTGCGTGGTCGGCGATGGCTTGAGTGCGCCTTTGGGGCTTTGCGTGTTGTCGGCGGTCGGTTTGCAGGACGCGGCCAGTTCGGCCCGTAACGCCTTGCATTCCAGCCTGGAAAAACTCCTGGAAGAGGTCAACGGCGCCCTCGACAAGCACGAGCGCTTGCGCCGGCTGGTGGTGGTCAAGGACAGCTGGGCGGTGGAAAACGGCTTTCTCACACCGACCCTGAAGATCAAGCGCAACGTGATCGAAGCCGCGTATGGCGCGCGTTTCGAAGAATGGAGCGAGCGCAACGAAGCAGTGCTGTGGCAGGATTGAGTGACGAACAACATCAATAAAGGAAGTCAGCGATGAGTCTGTGGCGTACCGCTCCGAACATTGAACAATTGAATGCCATCCAGAAAAACACCATCGGCGAAGTGCTGGATATCCGCTTCGAAGCCTTCGATGACGAGTCCCTGACCGCGAGTATGGTCATCGACCATCGCACGCACCAGCCTTACGGCCTGCTACACGGCGGCGCCTCGGTGGTGCTGGCGGAAACTGTCGGTTCGATGGCCAGTTACCTGTGCATCGATGCCAGCAAGTTTTACTGCGTGGGCCTGGAAATCAACGCCAACCACTTGCGCGGTTTGCGCAGTGGGCGGGTGACGGCGGTGGCCAAGGCGATTCATATCGGGCGTACCACGCATGTATGGGATATCCGCTTGACCAGCGACGAAGGCAAGGCCAGTTGTATTTCGCGGTTGACCATGGCGGTGGTGCCGTTGGGGGAAACACCGCCCTCCCGTTGATACGCTGCCCTGCGTAGCAGCTGGCGCAACCTGCGTATTGCTCATGAAGCAGCCGGCGAAGCCTGGGTTTTGCTCATGTAGCAGCTGGCGAAGCCTGCGTTCGGCTGCGAAGCAGTCGCCAATTAAGATTACTCGGTGTATCTGATGCACCGCGTACTCAGGTTTTATGACTGCTTCGCAGCCGGACGCAGGCTTCGCCAGCTGCTACATGAGCCGAACGCCAGCTGCTACAGGGGCGTGCGCCATGGCCAGACTGTCACCCTTCCTGTCAGTTACAGTCATTGCTGTAGTCCACCGTCTTACGGACAATCAACACACGTTTCCCGCCCATGGATTGACCGGTATGTCGCAGCAGATCTTTTTCGCCCACGCCAATGGTTTTCCTTCGGGGACCTACGGCAAGTTGTTCGCGGCGTTGGCGCCTGAATATCAGGTGACGCATCTGGAGCAGCACGCCCACGACCCGCGTTTTCCGGCCGATGACAACTGGCGCAACCTGGTGGACGAACTGATCCATCACCTCAAGCGCCAACCGGAACCGGTCTGGGGCGTCGGCCATTCTTTTGGTGGCGTGCTGCACTTGCACGCGGCCCTGCGTTGCCCCGAGTTGTATCGCGGCGTGGTGATGCTCGATTCGCCCGTGCTGACCCGCGCCGATCAATGGGTGATCCTCGCCGCCAAGCGCTTCGGTTTCATTGATCGCCTGACGCCGGCCGGTCGTACCTTGGGCCGGCGCGAAGAGTTCGCCGACCTGGACAGCGCCCGCCGCTATTTCGCCGGCAAAACCCTGTTTCGCGGTTTCGATCCGGAATGCTTCGACGCCTACTTGCAACACGGTTTGCACAAGGTCGGCGACAAGCTGCGCCTGCGCTTCGACCCGGCCACGGAAATCAGCATCTATCGCGGCGTGCCCCACACCAGCCCCGGTCGCGCACGGCAGTTGAAAGTACCGCTGGCGGTGGTGCGCGGGAACAACAGCCGCGTGGTCATGCGCCACCACGCCAGCTCCGTCGGGCGCATGCCGTTGGGCGAATCCCTGACCATGCCCGGCGGCCACATGTTTCCTCTCGAACGTCCGCAAGACACCGCCACGCTGCTGAAGAACCTTTTCAGCCGCTGGGAAGGTCGTCGCCAGCAGGATTGCGCATGAGCAGCGTCGTCGAAGAAGTCCGCCTGAGCCTGCCGCACATCGAGTTGGCGGCGCATCTGTTTGGTCCCGAAGATGGCTTGCCGGTGATTGCCCTGCACGGCTGGCTCGACAACGCCAACAGCTTTGCCCGCTTGGCGCCCAAGCTCAAAGGCTTGCGCATCATCGCCCTGGACATGGCCGGTCACGGTCACTCCGGGCATCGGCCGATCGGTGCCGGCTACGCGATGTGGGATTACGCTCACGACGTGCTGCAAGTTGCCGAACAACTTGGGCTGAAGAAGTTCGCGCTGCTGGGCCACTCCATGGGCGCGATTGCTTCGTTGATCATCGCCGGGTCGATGCCGGAGCGAGTCACGCATCTGGCTTTGATCGATGGTGTCATTCCTCCTACAGACAAAGGCGAAAATGCGGCCGAGCGCATGGGCATGGCCCTGCAAGCGCAACTGGACCTGCGGGAGAAACGCAAACCGGTGTACAACACGCTGGACCGGGCCATCGAGGCGCGGATGAAAGGCCTGGTGGCAGTCAGTCGCGAAGCCGCCGAACTGTTGGCACAACGGGGCCTGATGCCAGTGCCGGGCGGTTACACCTGGCGCACCGACAGCCGTCTGACGCTGCCATCGCCGCTGCGTCTTACACAAGAACAAGCCATGGCCTTCGTCCAGCGCATCACTTGTCCTGCGCTGCTGGTGGTGGCGGCTGACGGCATGCTCGCCAAACATCCCGAGTTGCTGGAGCGTCTACCCTTTAGCCGTGAACAGCTGCCTGGCGGCCATCATTTGCACCTGAATGATGAGGCCGGCGCCGACCTTGTCGCAGACTGTTTCAATCGGTTCTTCGCCGTTCCTTGACTTGCGTCGGGCAACTGTCGAGGCTGGGCGGGTTGAAAAGGGAGACAACCATGATAAATCTCTATACCGCTGCGACCCCGAATGGCCTCGCGGTCGCCCAGGCCATGCTGATCCGATGAGCCTGCCTAAGCGTTCACTCAGCCTGTTGGCGTTGTGTTGTTTCAGTCCTTTATTGTTTGCTGCCGATGTTCCGGGCAGCCAGGACCTGCCGATCGTGCCGCGTCTGGCCGATGCGCAGATTGTCGACTATCGCCCACCGGTAGAGCTTGAACGGATCTATCCGCTGGGCTCGATCCGCAAGATCAGCGGCCAGTTGCGCTTCGACGGCCAGGTCAGCGCCCGTGGGCAAACCACTTCGGTGACCTACGAGCTGCCGCCGGAACATTCCTCCACCGAAGCCTTTACCGCCGCCCGCGAAGCCTTGCAGAAGCAGGGCGCCGAGTTGCTGTTCTGGTGCCAGGCCCGTGATTGCGGCGAAAGCAGCCTGTGGGCCAACGAAGTCTTTGGCAATTCCAAGCTCTACGGCGCTGACGATCAACAGGCGTATTTGCTGTTAAGGCTGGCGGCGCCCAAGGACAACTCGCTGGTGGCGCTCTACAGCATCACCCGCGGTAATCGCAAAGCCTACCTGCACGTCGAGCAGTTTGAAGCCGCTACGCCGTTGGGGGATTTGCTGCCGACTTCAGCAACCTTGCTGCGCCAGCTCAAAAGCACCGGCGAGCTGGATTTTCCGAAACTGAATGCTGATCCTGATGACACCTGGCTGCGCTTGATCTCTCGTGGCCTTAACCTGGACACCACGCTGCGGGTCAGTGTTTCCGGGGCTAAAGCCGAAGCGTGGCGCCAGTCGCTGATCGCTCAAGGCGTGCGTGCGGCGCGCATGGAAACCGGCAGCGCCGAAGGCTCTGGTCTGCACATCGAACTGTTGCGGTAAGCTGCATCCGGCGAACGCGTCCCGCGCGTTCGCCTACTCTTTGGCTGACTGACTTTTTTCGAGATTTGCATGATCAATAACGATCGGCTGTTGGTGCAGATTCTGCTCCTGGTGCTGTTTGGCGCGAGCTTCTGGGTGATGGCGCCGTTCTGGTCGGCATTGTTCTGGGGCGCGGTGTTGGCGTTTGCCAGTTGGCCGCTGATGCGTTTGCTGACCCGTTGGCTCAATGGCCGGGAATCTCTCGCCGCCGCCTTGCTGACCCTGGGCTGGATGTTGCTGGTGGCGGTGCCGTTGGTGTGGCTGGGGTTCAATCTGGCGGACCATGTGCGCGATGCCACGGCGTTCATCAAGGATGTGCAGGTCGATGGCCTGCCGGAAGCGCCGGTGTGGCTGGGCAGTGTTCCTCTGGTCGGTGAACGGCTTATCGGGATCTGGAACAGCATCGACGAGCAGGGCGCGGCAATGATGCTCGCGGTCAAACCTTATCTGGGGCAGGTCGGCAACTGGTTGCTGGCGCGCAGTGCGCAGATCGGCGGCGGCATTCTCGAACTGACCCTGAGCATTGTCTTCGTGTTCTTTTTCTACCGCGACGGTCCGCGCCTGGCGGCGTTTGTCCATAGCTTGCTGTCACGCCTGATCGGTGACCGCGCCGGGTATTACATCGAACTGGTCGCCGGCACGGTGCAACGGGTGGTGAACGGTGTAATCGGCACGGCGGCAGCCCAGGCGATCCTGGCCCTGATCGGCTTCCTGATTGCCGGGGTTCCCGGGGCGCTGGTACTGGGGATCGTGACGTTCCTGTTGAGCCTGATCCCGATGGGGCCGCCGCTGATCTGGATTCCGGCCACGGCCTGGCTGGCCTGGAAGGGCGAATACGGAATGGCGGTGTTCCTCGGCATCTGGGGCACCTTCATCATCAGCGGCGTGGACAACGTGCTGAAGCCGTACCTGATCAGTCGCGGCGGGAATCTGCCGTTGGTGATTGTGCTGCTCGGGGTGTTTGGCGGGTTGATTGCGTTCGGGTTTATCGGGTTGTTCATCGGGCCGACGTTGTTGGCGGTGGCTTACAGCTTGTTGACTGACTGGAGCAACAGCCAGGCGCGGGTTGAAGATCGCCGCTGAAATTCCCCTGCTTGTATAAATCCCACTGAACCGGCGACGGTCAGTGGGATTTTTTGTTGGGGCGTATGGCCTCTTCGCGGGCAAGCCTCGCTCCTACAGGATTGATGTCGATCACGGTATTTCGACTCCACGCAACCCTGTAGGAGCGAGGCTTGCCCGCGAAGCTTTTGCCTCAGCTCGTAACGTTCAGGTACTTGCCCACGCTCGCCACGTTATCCAGCGAATACTGCTTGCTCAAATTGGCGATCATTTTCTGCAGCGCTTCGCTGACATTCGATTGATCAGTAGAGCTGTCGCTGTTCTTCTCGCGACCCGCCTGCAGCGCAGCTTTGAGTTCATCGCTGCTGACGCCACCGCTGCTGTCGCTGTCGAGCACCTTCAGCAACGCGGCGCTGGTGTCGGTCGAGGTCGATGAACTACTGGTGCTGGCCTGCAACGCACTGCTCAGTTCGGTAGCGCTGACGCTGCCGTCGCTATCCGTGTCGAGTTGGCTGAACAACTGGTCACTGGACGCCTGTTGCGGCGGCGGTGGCGGTGGGCTCATCGCAGCGGCGAGCTCGTCCTTGCTGACGGTGCCGTCCTGGTTTTTGTCCAGCGCCGAGAAGATTTCCTTGCTGTCGGCAGTGCTGCCGGCGGCGGTTAGGCCAGTGCTCAACTCATCGCTGCTGAGATTGCCGTCACTGTCGGCGTCCAGTGCGCCAAGGAGTGCGTCGGCCAGATCAGTATTCGGCGCCTGATCCTGCGGGGGAGAGGGCGGCGCCATCGCGGCCATTTCTTCACTGCTCAGGCTGCCACTGTCGTCGCTGTCCAGGTCGGTAAAGTTCTTGCTCAGGTCGGCCAACAGGCGATTGTCGGGTTTCTCGGTCTGGGCGGTTTTCAACTCGTCCTGACTCACCGAGCCGTCGCCATTGCTGTCGAGCTTGGTTAACAGTTGTTTCTGGAACTCTGCACGGCGGGCGGCGTTGGCCGCCGTGTTGCTGGTGCTCGTGCTGGTATAGCTCGTGTAGTTACTGCTGACGCTACCGATCATTGGGCT containing:
- a CDS encoding AMP-binding protein; the encoded protein is MSAAFRLPLDVFYEREARHPRQRFLVQPLGGGQVETLTWADVGHQARCAAHWLRARELPQGSHIALISKNCAHWIIADLAIWMAGHVSVPLYPNLTAESVAQVLGHSEAALAFIGKLDDWPGMSRGVSPDLPTISLPLHPPGTFTFSWDDLQKSSPIQDDPKPTADQLATIIYTSGTTGLPKGVMHSFGNLGFATTRGTQLFGLNESDRLLSYLPLCHVAERMFVELASIYTGQTVFFAESLDTFLTDLQRARPTAMFGVPRIWTKFQMGVYSKIPAKRLDFLLGLPIIGKRVGHKVLAGLGLDALRIALSGAAPVPQTLLLWYRKLGLDVLEVYGMTESCGYSHIGRPGDDKPGWIGKPCPEVEVQIAETGEVMVRSGATMLGYFKDPEKTAETITVDGFLRTGDKGEQDAEGNLRLTGRLKEIFKTSKGKYVAPAPIENRLAVHSRIEQVCVVGDGLSAPLGLCVLSAVGLQDAASSARNALHSSLEKLLEEVNGALDKHERLRRLVVVKDSWAVENGFLTPTLKIKRNVIEAAYGARFEEWSERNEAVLWQD
- a CDS encoding hotdog fold thioesterase, which codes for MSLWRTAPNIEQLNAIQKNTIGEVLDIRFEAFDDESLTASMVIDHRTHQPYGLLHGGASVVLAETVGSMASYLCIDASKFYCVGLEINANHLRGLRSGRVTAVAKAIHIGRTTHVWDIRLTSDEGKASCISRLTMAVVPLGETPPSR
- a CDS encoding alpha/beta fold hydrolase, which gives rise to MSQQIFFAHANGFPSGTYGKLFAALAPEYQVTHLEQHAHDPRFPADDNWRNLVDELIHHLKRQPEPVWGVGHSFGGVLHLHAALRCPELYRGVVMLDSPVLTRADQWVILAAKRFGFIDRLTPAGRTLGRREEFADLDSARRYFAGKTLFRGFDPECFDAYLQHGLHKVGDKLRLRFDPATEISIYRGVPHTSPGRARQLKVPLAVVRGNNSRVVMRHHASSVGRMPLGESLTMPGGHMFPLERPQDTATLLKNLFSRWEGRRQQDCA
- a CDS encoding alpha/beta hydrolase, whose translation is MSSVVEEVRLSLPHIELAAHLFGPEDGLPVIALHGWLDNANSFARLAPKLKGLRIIALDMAGHGHSGHRPIGAGYAMWDYAHDVLQVAEQLGLKKFALLGHSMGAIASLIIAGSMPERVTHLALIDGVIPPTDKGENAAERMGMALQAQLDLREKRKPVYNTLDRAIEARMKGLVAVSREAAELLAQRGLMPVPGGYTWRTDSRLTLPSPLRLTQEQAMAFVQRITCPALLVVAADGMLAKHPELLERLPFSREQLPGGHHLHLNDEAGADLVADCFNRFFAVP
- a CDS encoding DUF4892 domain-containing protein; amino-acid sequence: MSLPKRSLSLLALCCFSPLLFAADVPGSQDLPIVPRLADAQIVDYRPPVELERIYPLGSIRKISGQLRFDGQVSARGQTTSVTYELPPEHSSTEAFTAAREALQKQGAELLFWCQARDCGESSLWANEVFGNSKLYGADDQQAYLLLRLAAPKDNSLVALYSITRGNRKAYLHVEQFEAATPLGDLLPTSATLLRQLKSTGELDFPKLNADPDDTWLRLISRGLNLDTTLRVSVSGAKAEAWRQSLIAQGVRAARMETGSAEGSGLHIELLR
- a CDS encoding AI-2E family transporter; its protein translation is MINNDRLLVQILLLVLFGASFWVMAPFWSALFWGAVLAFASWPLMRLLTRWLNGRESLAAALLTLGWMLLVAVPLVWLGFNLADHVRDATAFIKDVQVDGLPEAPVWLGSVPLVGERLIGIWNSIDEQGAAMMLAVKPYLGQVGNWLLARSAQIGGGILELTLSIVFVFFFYRDGPRLAAFVHSLLSRLIGDRAGYYIELVAGTVQRVVNGVIGTAAAQAILALIGFLIAGVPGALVLGIVTFLLSLIPMGPPLIWIPATAWLAWKGEYGMAVFLGIWGTFIISGVDNVLKPYLISRGGNLPLVIVLLGVFGGLIAFGFIGLFIGPTLLAVAYSLLTDWSNSQARVEDRR
- the xopAW gene encoding EF-hand domain-containing protein → MIGSVSSNYTSYTSTSTSNTAANAARRAEFQKQLLTKLDSNGDGSVSQDELKTAQTEKPDNRLLADLSKNFTDLDSDDSGSLSSEEMAAMAPPSPPQDQAPNTDLADALLGALDADSDGNLSSDELSTGLTAAGSTADSKEIFSALDKNQDGTVSKDELAAAMSPPPPPPQQASSDQLFSQLDTDSDGSVSATELSSALQASTSSSSTSTDTSAALLKVLDSDSSGGVSSDELKAALQAGREKNSDSSTDQSNVSEALQKMIANLSKQYSLDNVASVGKYLNVTS